One genomic region from Acipenser ruthenus unplaced genomic scaffold, fAciRut3.2 maternal haplotype, whole genome shotgun sequence encodes:
- the tm4sf21a gene encoding transmembrane 4 L6 family member 5: protein MILIRYWELRGVNILASPWKRTDGVTASLGAELDTAYINQTLHADAWCVCLRERERERCAELEPQRLSLRSGLGTMCTGKCAKCIGVTLYPLAAISILCNILLFFPDWSTRYMKEERVTAEVQYMGGLIGGGVMVLIPAIHIHATGRAGCCANRCGMFLSIAFAAAGVAGALYSFTVAILGLVNGPTCLFSFAGESVWGTPFSVQYYGRNESYLMDRDLWKLCEEPKRVVEFNVALFSILIVAGATELLLCGFQVVNGLFGCLCGTCGSKGQRA from the exons ATGATATTGATAAGATATTGGGAACTGCGTGGGGTCAATATCCTCGCATCTCCTTGGAAACGGACCGATGGCGTGACCGCATCGCTGGGGGCGGAGCTGGACACAGCATATATAAATCAGACCCTGCATGCAGACGCGTGGTGTGtctgtctgagagagagagagagagagcgctgcgcTGAGCTTGAACCCCAGAGACTGTCTCTCCGAAGCGGACTGGGCACCATGTGTACTGGAAAGTGTGCCAAGTGTATCGGGGTCACCCTGTACCCCTTAGCAGCGATCAGTATCCTCTGCAACATCCTGCTCTTCTTCCCAGACTGGAGCACCAGATACATGAAGGAGGAGAGGGTCACTGCGGAGGTGCAGTACATGGGCGGGCTGATCGGTGGAGGTGTTATG gttcTGATCCCAGCGATTCACATCCACGCTACCGGGAGAGCTGGCTGCTGCGCCAACCGCTGTGGG ATGTTCCTCTCCATCGCCTTCGCTGCAgcgggggtcgctggtgccctcTACAGCTTCACCGTGGCGATACTGGGCTTGGTGAACGGACCCACCTGCCTCTTCTCGTTCGCGGGGGAGTCCGTGTGGGGAACCCCCTTCAGCGTGCAGTATTATGG gAGGAACGAGAGCTACCTCATGGACAGGGATCTGTGGAAGCTCTGCGAGGAGCCCAAGCGCGTGGTGGAGTTCAACGTGGCGCTCTTCTCCATCCTCATCGTGGCCGGCGCCACGGAGCTGCTGCTCTGTGGATTCCAGGTGGTGAACGGGCTGTTCGGCTGTCTGTGTGGCACCTGCGGGAGCAAAGGG CAAAGAGCTTGA